The following coding sequences lie in one Gemmatimonadota bacterium genomic window:
- a CDS encoding metalloregulator ArsR/SmtB family transcription factor, whose amino-acid sequence MAIAIARHEAASERALDALGSPTRRRVLDLLAAGPKSVSELAARLPVSRPAVSQHLAALLAAGLVECEVTGRLHHYSIRSEGFEAATSYLDAFWSEALARFRLVADNLSAERDADGA is encoded by the coding sequence ATGGCCATTGCAATCGCCCGTCACGAAGCCGCTTCTGAGCGCGCGCTGGACGCCCTGGGCTCACCCACCCGGAGGCGGGTCCTGGACCTGCTCGCCGCGGGCCCCAAGTCGGTGTCCGAGCTGGCAGCGAGGCTGCCCGTCAGTCGTCCCGCCGTATCCCAACACCTCGCGGCGCTCCTCGCAGCGGGGCTGGTCGAATGCGAGGTCACCGGGCGCCTCCATCACTATTCGATACGGAGCGAGGGGTTCGAGGCGGCGACCTCCTACCTGGATGCGTTCTGGTCCGAGGCCCTGGCGCGTTTTCGCCTGGTGGCGGACAACCTCTCGGCGGAGCGCGATGCCGATGGCGCGTGA
- a CDS encoding serine/threonine-protein kinase: MRPERWAQVEALFQEAADLPADQRASFLQERCPDPELRREVESLLQAAGSQLTDAVASVKRASEDLIGSAAAGVEGRRLGPYRVGREIGRGGMGVVYLGERDDGEFERQVAIKVLPGALFSDEAMARFRNERAILAGLDHPNIARLLDGGATAEGVPYVVMEYVEGLPLDTYVREKGLDLESRIWLFLSICAAVQYAHRNLVVHRDLKPGNILVTEDGVPKLLDFGIAKLLTPEDELAAARTATRIMTPAFASPEQLRGERIGTPSDVYSLGLILYGLLAGELPYAEEDSTPAELSRRIAEEDPRLPSTVASNARLAGDLDTIALTALRREPERRYGSVEALADDLRRYLTSQPIAARPPTWGYRSRKFVQRNRAGVAAAAAVVTLLVGFGVAMVVQNGRVSAQRDAAERAERQAERASEFLVNLFELADPNEVGGADMTALELLNRGTDLAREQLRDEPETRAAVLDMIGSVHATMARWDTARALLGEARDLRREALGTEDGDYLHTVYNLGILELRRGDAAAALPLLEEATDGLRRVNGEVHESTGSALYNLGFARELRGDLDGAAAAYQQSAAVADALDPTGAGSTQPLNGLGGLLFREGRYDSAAVIFERVLDRQSTMFDGPHEQVASTLNNLATAYSRRRQYDVADSLYERSIGMRRALYGDAHPSTLSALTNLAVNKSRQGLQDEAITLLGAVVAARRTLDQPAVLSADLSDYGVNLLRGGRQAAAAAAFAESVEIGRAASPGHPDLAYPLSGLARTRVLAGDTAAAEPMLREALALRRNAFGDDHPLVAVSYEDLGRYLGSRRMWVAADSALTRALEIREPNLASDDLDLADSFVDVGTVRVQLGRADECRAPLERGTEIRRAVSEADDPLVAEAESALGGCLLLSGDRAAAAVLLRRSHSVLESEFGPDDRRTVQAAEWLARVGGEQPRQDSPADGE; encoded by the coding sequence GTGCGCCCCGAGCGCTGGGCGCAGGTCGAGGCGCTGTTCCAGGAGGCGGCGGACCTTCCCGCGGATCAACGCGCGTCGTTCCTCCAGGAGCGCTGCCCGGACCCGGAGCTGAGGCGGGAGGTCGAGAGCCTGCTCCAGGCTGCCGGCAGCCAGCTCACGGACGCGGTGGCGTCGGTCAAACGCGCCTCCGAGGACCTGATCGGGAGCGCGGCTGCAGGCGTCGAGGGGCGTCGACTCGGCCCGTACCGCGTGGGCCGCGAGATCGGCCGCGGCGGGATGGGGGTCGTATACCTCGGCGAGCGCGACGATGGCGAGTTCGAGCGCCAGGTCGCGATCAAGGTCCTTCCCGGGGCGCTGTTCTCGGACGAGGCGATGGCGCGCTTCCGGAACGAGCGGGCGATCCTCGCCGGGCTCGACCACCCCAACATCGCCAGACTGCTCGACGGGGGAGCGACCGCGGAGGGCGTCCCCTACGTCGTCATGGAGTACGTCGAGGGCCTCCCCCTCGACACCTATGTACGGGAGAAGGGCCTGGACCTGGAGTCGCGCATCTGGCTCTTTCTGAGCATCTGCGCCGCGGTCCAGTACGCGCACCGGAATCTGGTGGTCCACCGCGACCTCAAGCCCGGAAACATCCTCGTGACGGAAGATGGCGTCCCGAAGCTGCTCGACTTCGGTATCGCCAAGCTGCTCACGCCGGAGGACGAGCTCGCCGCGGCGCGTACGGCCACCCGCATCATGACGCCGGCGTTCGCCAGCCCCGAGCAGCTCCGCGGCGAGCGGATCGGAACGCCGTCGGATGTCTACTCGCTCGGTCTCATCCTCTACGGGCTGCTGGCGGGTGAGCTTCCTTACGCCGAGGAAGATTCCACGCCGGCCGAGCTCAGTCGACGGATCGCAGAGGAGGACCCCCGGCTTCCGAGCACCGTGGCGTCGAACGCGCGGCTAGCGGGCGACCTCGACACCATCGCCCTCACGGCGCTGCGGCGGGAGCCCGAGCGGCGCTACGGTTCGGTCGAGGCGCTGGCGGACGACTTGAGGCGGTACCTCACGTCGCAGCCGATCGCGGCGCGGCCGCCCACCTGGGGCTACCGGTCGCGGAAGTTCGTCCAGCGCAACCGCGCGGGCGTCGCGGCTGCCGCCGCCGTGGTCACGCTACTCGTCGGGTTTGGGGTGGCGATGGTGGTTCAGAACGGCCGCGTCTCTGCGCAGCGCGACGCGGCCGAGCGTGCGGAGCGCCAGGCCGAGCGCGCGTCCGAGTTCCTGGTCAACCTGTTCGAGCTTGCCGACCCCAACGAAGTCGGCGGTGCCGACATGACGGCGCTCGAGCTACTGAACCGGGGAACCGACCTGGCCCGGGAACAACTTCGGGACGAGCCGGAGACGCGGGCGGCCGTGCTCGACATGATCGGAAGCGTCCACGCGACCATGGCGCGCTGGGACACAGCGCGTGCCCTGCTCGGGGAAGCGCGCGACCTCAGGCGCGAAGCGCTGGGAACGGAGGACGGGGACTATCTGCACACCGTCTACAATCTCGGTATCCTCGAGCTGCGTCGCGGAGACGCGGCCGCCGCTCTTCCGCTCCTGGAGGAGGCCACTGACGGGCTGCGCCGGGTGAACGGGGAGGTGCACGAGTCGACGGGCTCGGCGCTCTACAACCTGGGGTTCGCGCGCGAGCTCAGGGGAGACCTCGACGGGGCTGCCGCCGCGTACCAGCAGAGCGCAGCGGTCGCGGACGCACTCGATCCGACCGGTGCTGGATCGACGCAGCCCTTGAACGGTCTCGGGGGACTGCTCTTTCGCGAGGGCCGCTACGATTCGGCGGCGGTCATCTTCGAGAGGGTGCTCGACCGTCAGAGCACGATGTTCGACGGGCCGCACGAGCAGGTAGCGTCGACACTCAACAACCTCGCCACCGCCTACTCGCGCCGGCGTCAGTACGATGTCGCCGACTCCCTGTATGAGCGCTCGATCGGGATGCGGCGGGCGCTGTACGGTGACGCACACCCCAGCACGCTGTCTGCGCTCACGAACCTGGCCGTCAACAAGAGTCGCCAGGGTCTTCAGGACGAGGCGATCACGCTGCTGGGCGCGGTCGTCGCGGCCCGGCGCACGCTCGATCAACCCGCGGTCCTGTCCGCGGACCTCAGCGACTACGGCGTCAACCTCCTGCGGGGCGGCCGCCAGGCCGCGGCAGCAGCGGCGTTTGCCGAGTCGGTCGAGATCGGACGGGCCGCCAGCCCCGGTCATCCGGACCTCGCGTACCCCTTGTCGGGCCTGGCGCGCACGCGGGTGCTCGCGGGCGACACGGCGGCGGCGGAGCCGATGCTGCGCGAGGCGCTTGCCCTGCGCCGAAACGCGTTCGGAGACGACCACCCGTTGGTCGCCGTGAGCTACGAGGATCTCGGTCGCTATCTCGGTAGCCGTCGGATGTGGGTCGCTGCCGATTCCGCGCTCACTCGTGCGCTCGAGATCCGTGAGCCGAATCTGGCCAGCGACGACCTCGACCTCGCCGACTCCTTCGTGGACGTGGGGACGGTCCGGGTCCAGTTGGGACGCGCAGACGAGTGCCGGGCCCCGCTGGAGCGTGGGACCGAGATCCGAAGAGCGGTCAGCGAGGCCGACGACCCGCTGGTGGCTGAGGCCGAGAGCGCGCTCGGCGGGTGCCTGCTTCTGTCCGGTGATCGCGCGGCGGCCGCCGTGCTGCTCCGGCGGTCCCACTCGGTCCTCGAGTCGGAGTTCGGACCGGACGACCGGAGGACGGTGCAGGCTGCCGAGTGGTTGGCGCGGGTGGGCGGCGAGCAGCCACGCCAGGATTCGCCCGCCGACGGGGAGTGA
- a CDS encoding glutamine--tRNA ligase/YqeY domain fusion protein, whose protein sequence is MSDTDRSDKPRDFLREIVARHVAEGTYGGRVATRFPPEPNGFLHLGHATSICLNFGIAEEFGGTCNLRFDDTNPETEEMRYVEAAKRDVRWLGFEWDGLYFASDYFEKLYEFAEKLIRDGHAYVDSLSEEEIREYRGTVTQPGRPSPHRGRTAEESLDLFRRMKAGEFPDGTHVLRARIDMAHPNMVMRDPVLWRIRHHAHYRRGTDWVIYPLYDYTHGLSDAIEDITHSFCTLEFENNREIYDWLVDRVGFEEPRTHQYEFARRNFDYTIVSKRKLLRLVNEGHVSGWDDPRMPTISGLRRRGVTPEALRAFCDMIGVARADNRADISKLEFAIRDDLNPRVPRVMCVSDPLKVVISNWPAGTTDTIDAPLYPHDVPLEGSRPLPFDGTLWIERSDFEEEPPKGFHRLAPGREVRLRYGYFVTCDEVIKDADGNVTELRCTYDPATRGGDAPDGRSVKGTIHWVSAAHALPCELRMYDRLFTESDPESVPEGGDFTDFLNPESLVVRRGWIEPSVSHDPAGSRYQFERLGYFISDPEDSTPGALVFNRTVTLRDTWAKRASTVNVAPTANKAEARAAADAATPSDSPAAPHPHGHHHHHHHHHHGHGHGPSEAEKAIRDRRRKGNEAERFDRYVGLEVPILDADVIAREDALATLMDDALAGPAEPAALAKWVVNDVRRETKDRPLTLTGKAFAKLVALVETETIPTGVGRQVLVELLEKGGDPSAIAERLAADRVDDRSDLVPLVERLLAENADKAQALKEGRDSLMGFFVGLAKKETGGKADPRVVQEIVRERL, encoded by the coding sequence ATGTCCGACACCGACCGATCCGACAAGCCGCGGGACTTCCTCCGGGAGATCGTAGCCCGCCACGTTGCCGAGGGCACCTACGGGGGCCGCGTGGCCACACGCTTTCCCCCGGAGCCCAACGGCTTTCTGCACCTGGGCCACGCCACCTCCATCTGCCTGAACTTCGGCATCGCCGAGGAGTTCGGGGGCACCTGCAATCTCCGTTTCGACGATACCAACCCGGAGACCGAGGAGATGCGCTACGTCGAGGCCGCCAAGCGCGACGTGCGCTGGTTGGGCTTCGAATGGGACGGCCTCTACTTCGCCTCGGACTACTTCGAGAAACTCTATGAGTTCGCCGAGAAGCTGATCCGGGACGGCCACGCCTACGTGGACTCCCTCTCGGAGGAGGAGATCCGGGAGTACCGGGGCACCGTCACCCAGCCAGGCCGGCCCAGCCCCCATCGCGGCCGGACAGCGGAGGAGAGCCTCGACCTCTTCCGGCGCATGAAGGCAGGAGAGTTTCCGGACGGCACGCACGTGCTGCGCGCCAGGATCGACATGGCCCATCCCAACATGGTGATGCGGGATCCGGTCCTCTGGCGCATCCGCCACCATGCGCACTACCGGCGGGGCACCGACTGGGTGATCTACCCACTCTACGACTACACGCACGGTCTCTCGGACGCGATCGAAGACATCACCCATTCGTTCTGCACGCTCGAATTCGAGAACAACCGCGAGATCTACGACTGGTTGGTGGACCGGGTGGGCTTCGAGGAGCCGCGCACCCATCAGTACGAGTTCGCGCGCCGCAACTTCGACTACACCATCGTGAGCAAGCGCAAGCTGCTGCGCCTGGTGAACGAGGGCCACGTCAGTGGCTGGGACGATCCTCGCATGCCCACCATCTCGGGGCTCCGTCGTCGGGGTGTCACTCCGGAAGCGCTGCGAGCCTTCTGCGACATGATCGGTGTGGCGCGCGCGGACAACCGAGCCGACATCAGCAAGCTGGAGTTCGCCATCCGGGACGACCTGAACCCCAGGGTCCCGCGGGTGATGTGCGTCTCCGACCCGCTGAAGGTCGTCATCAGCAACTGGCCCGCGGGCACCACCGACACCATCGACGCCCCCCTCTACCCACACGACGTTCCGCTGGAGGGCTCGCGGCCGCTGCCGTTCGACGGCACGCTCTGGATCGAGCGCAGCGACTTCGAGGAAGAGCCCCCCAAGGGATTCCACCGACTCGCGCCCGGCCGGGAGGTGCGCCTGCGCTACGGCTATTTCGTCACGTGCGACGAGGTGATCAAGGACGCGGACGGCAACGTCACCGAGCTGCGCTGCACGTACGACCCGGCCACCCGTGGCGGGGATGCCCCCGATGGGCGTTCGGTCAAGGGCACCATCCACTGGGTGAGCGCCGCACATGCCCTGCCCTGCGAGCTGCGGATGTACGACCGCCTCTTCACGGAGTCCGATCCGGAGAGCGTGCCCGAGGGAGGAGACTTCACCGACTTCCTCAACCCCGAGTCGCTGGTGGTGCGGCGGGGCTGGATCGAGCCCAGCGTGTCGCACGATCCTGCCGGCAGCCGCTACCAGTTCGAGCGACTGGGCTATTTCATCAGCGACCCGGAGGACTCCACGCCGGGTGCGTTGGTGTTCAACCGGACGGTGACGCTGCGGGACACGTGGGCGAAGCGGGCGAGCACGGTCAACGTCGCCCCCACCGCGAATAAGGCCGAGGCCCGCGCCGCAGCGGACGCGGCGACCCCTTCCGACTCGCCCGCGGCGCCCCACCCCCACGGTCACCACCACCACCACCATCACCATCACCACGGCCACGGCCACGGCCCCTCGGAGGCCGAGAAGGCCATCCGCGACCGCCGGCGCAAGGGCAACGAGGCCGAGCGCTTCGACCGCTACGTCGGCCTCGAGGTCCCGATCCTGGACGCGGACGTGATCGCGCGCGAAGACGCGCTCGCCACCCTGATGGACGACGCCCTGGCCGGCCCGGCCGAACCGGCCGCCCTGGCCAAGTGGGTGGTCAACGACGTGCGGCGCGAGACCAAGGACCGCCCCCTCACTCTGACGGGCAAGGCCTTCGCGAAGCTGGTGGCGCTGGTCGAGACGGAGACCATTCCCACCGGCGTGGGGCGTCAGGTGCTGGTCGAGCTCCTGGAGAAGGGAGGCGACCCCAGCGCCATCGCGGAGCGCCTCGCAGCAGACCGTGTGGACGACCGCTCGGATCTGGTTCCGCTGGTGGAACGCCTGCTGGCCGAGAACGCGGACAAAGCGCAGGCCCTCAAGGAGGGCCGGGACAGCCTCATGGGCTTCTTCGTGGGCCTGGCCAAGAAAGAGACGGGCGGAAAGGCGGATCCGCGGGTCGTGCAGGAGATCGTGCGGGAGCGGCTGTAG
- a CDS encoding metallophosphoesterase family protein, with the protein MRIAALYDIHGNLPALEAVLDDVRAAGVDEVVMGGDVLPGPMPAECVERLLGLDLPIRFIHGNGDRAVLQRKRGVESGEYPASLGEVMEWNAAQISSAQQAVLEGWPSTVRAEVPGLGRVLFCHATPRNDTEIFTALTPAERLHAVFDGVEADVVVCGHTHMPFERTVGGLRVVNAGSVGMPFGPAGADWLLLGPDIDFRHTDYDLEAAAAAVRATAYPQAESFAANNVLVPPSAAAMLEALEKGAVR; encoded by the coding sequence GTGCGGATCGCGGCGCTCTACGACATCCACGGCAACCTTCCCGCCCTGGAGGCCGTGCTGGACGACGTCCGTGCCGCGGGCGTCGACGAGGTGGTGATGGGGGGTGACGTGCTTCCGGGACCGATGCCAGCCGAGTGCGTCGAGCGACTTCTCGGCCTCGATCTGCCGATCCGTTTCATCCACGGAAACGGGGACCGCGCCGTGCTGCAGCGCAAACGGGGAGTCGAGAGCGGAGAGTACCCGGCTTCCCTGGGCGAGGTGATGGAGTGGAACGCCGCACAGATCTCCTCCGCCCAGCAGGCGGTCTTGGAGGGCTGGCCGAGCACCGTCCGCGCCGAGGTGCCCGGGCTGGGGCGGGTGCTGTTCTGCCATGCGACCCCACGCAACGACACCGAGATCTTCACGGCTCTCACGCCGGCGGAGCGGTTGCACGCGGTGTTCGACGGCGTAGAGGCCGACGTGGTGGTCTGTGGCCACACCCACATGCCGTTCGAGCGGACCGTCGGTGGACTACGGGTGGTCAACGCGGGCAGTGTCGGGATGCCCTTCGGGCCCGCCGGCGCGGATTGGCTGCTGCTGGGGCCGGACATCGATTTCCGGCACACCGACTACGATCTGGAGGCCGCGGCGGCCGCGGTGCGGGCCACGGCCTATCCGCAGGCGGAGAGCTTCGCGGCCAACAATGTGTTGGTGCCGCCCTCGGCGGCTGCGATGCTGGAGGCGCTGGAGAAGGGAGCGGTGCGCTAG
- a CDS encoding prolyl oligopeptidase family serine peptidase, which translates to MLRLRMVRSLLFLCLLPALYSGLPTPAGAQEATDPFLWLEDVEGSRAMEWVLARNAETRAALKALPDYERMYRNTLDLLTSGDRIAYPTMRGEWIYNFWTDAERPRGVYRRTSWDAYLSGNPTWETVLDVDALAEAEGQPWAFHGLNCLLPEERLCLVSLSPGGSDADEVREFDLERKAFVPGGFHVPVSKNSVAWVDENTLLVSHNLDEARNTTSGYSAAVRRWTRGTPLEQAPVIAEANRDDMAMWLGTQETADGARVMVMRFITIFDTEYRILDGERLVPIDIPSDAQLSMVGDRMVLHLISDWTVGGETFAAGSVVSTGLGDYLAGRRNIETVVVPGARSTINGVAATRDYLLINELTEVQGHLFRYWRDASQGWLKEEIPAPPMGSVGIGATSVHHNRFFFTYSSFIQPSTLYLAEEDGSVRTVKSLPAQFDAAGLIVEQFQAVSKDGTRVPYFVVHPRDMVLDGTNPTLQYGYGGFQISSTPSYLGAQGKGWVENGGVYVLANIRGGGEFGPDWWKAALKENRQRAYDDFIAVSEDLIARKITSPEHLGIMGGSNGGLLVGATMTQRPDLYNAVVIQVPLLDMRRYHTLLAGASWMAEYGDPDKPEEWEYIRKYSPYQNMKADVHYPKPFIFTTTRDDRVHPGHARKMAALMLSQGHDLYYFENVEGGHGAGVTPEQQAESLALWLAYLHQQLGPTRPVS; encoded by the coding sequence ATGCTCCGTCTGCGGATGGTCCGGTCGCTGCTGTTCCTCTGCCTCCTGCCTGCGCTCTACAGCGGCCTGCCTACGCCGGCCGGCGCACAGGAGGCCACGGACCCCTTCCTCTGGCTGGAGGACGTGGAGGGCTCCCGCGCGATGGAGTGGGTGCTGGCCCGCAATGCGGAGACCCGCGCCGCTCTCAAGGCGCTGCCCGACTACGAGCGCATGTATCGCAACACGCTGGACCTCCTGACGTCCGGCGACCGCATCGCCTATCCCACCATGCGCGGCGAGTGGATCTACAACTTCTGGACGGACGCCGAGCGGCCGCGGGGCGTGTATCGGCGTACCAGCTGGGATGCGTATCTGAGCGGCAACCCCACCTGGGAGACGGTGCTGGACGTCGATGCCCTGGCCGAGGCGGAGGGGCAACCGTGGGCGTTCCACGGTCTGAACTGCCTGCTCCCCGAAGAACGCCTCTGTCTGGTGAGCCTGTCGCCGGGCGGGTCGGACGCGGATGAAGTCCGGGAGTTCGACCTGGAGCGGAAAGCGTTCGTGCCCGGCGGTTTCCACGTGCCGGTCTCCAAGAACTCCGTGGCCTGGGTGGACGAGAACACCCTGCTGGTGAGCCACAACCTGGACGAAGCTCGGAACACCACCTCCGGATACTCCGCGGCGGTGCGGCGCTGGACGCGCGGAACCCCTCTGGAACAAGCGCCCGTGATCGCGGAAGCCAACCGCGATGACATGGCCATGTGGCTGGGCACCCAGGAGACGGCGGACGGTGCGCGCGTGATGGTAATGCGCTTCATCACCATCTTCGACACCGAGTACAGGATCCTCGACGGTGAGCGGCTGGTGCCGATCGACATCCCCTCCGACGCACAGCTGTCGATGGTCGGAGACCGGATGGTGCTCCACCTCATCTCCGATTGGACCGTGGGTGGCGAGACCTTCGCCGCCGGCTCGGTGGTGAGCACCGGTCTGGGAGACTACCTGGCCGGCCGGAGGAACATCGAGACGGTGGTGGTGCCCGGTGCACGCTCCACCATCAACGGCGTAGCGGCTACGCGCGACTACCTGCTGATCAACGAGCTGACCGAGGTGCAGGGGCACCTGTTCCGCTACTGGCGGGACGCGTCCCAGGGCTGGTTGAAGGAGGAGATCCCGGCGCCCCCGATGGGTTCGGTGGGCATCGGCGCCACGTCGGTGCACCACAACCGCTTCTTCTTCACCTACAGCTCGTTCATCCAACCCAGCACGCTGTATCTGGCCGAGGAGGACGGCTCGGTCCGCACGGTGAAGAGCCTCCCCGCGCAGTTCGATGCGGCAGGTCTCATTGTGGAGCAGTTCCAGGCCGTGTCCAAGGACGGCACGCGTGTGCCCTACTTCGTGGTGCATCCCCGGGACATGGTTCTGGACGGCACCAACCCCACGCTGCAATACGGGTACGGCGGGTTCCAGATCTCCAGCACGCCCAGTTACCTGGGCGCGCAGGGCAAGGGCTGGGTGGAGAACGGTGGGGTGTACGTGCTGGCCAACATCCGGGGTGGCGGCGAGTTCGGTCCTGATTGGTGGAAGGCTGCGCTCAAAGAGAACCGCCAGCGGGCCTACGACGACTTCATCGCGGTCAGTGAGGACCTCATCGCCCGCAAGATCACCTCGCCGGAGCATCTGGGCATCATGGGCGGTAGCAACGGCGGTCTGCTCGTCGGGGCTACGATGACGCAGCGGCCCGACCTCTACAACGCGGTGGTGATCCAGGTGCCCCTGTTGGACATGAGGCGCTATCACACACTGTTGGCCGGGGCCAGCTGGATGGCCGAGTACGGGGATCCGGACAAGCCCGAGGAGTGGGAGTACATCCGCAAGTACTCTCCCTACCAGAACATGAAGGCGGACGTCCACTACCCGAAGCCCTTCATCTTCACCACGACCCGGGACGACCGCGTCCATCCGGGACACGCGCGCAAGATGGCGGCGCTCATGCTGTCCCAGGGGCACGATCTCTACTACTTCGAGAACGTCGAAGGGGGGCACGGGGCCGGGGTAACGCCGGAGCAGCAGGCGGAGTCGCTGGCGCTCTGGCTGGCCTACCTGCACCAACAGCTCGGACCGACGCGTCCGGTGAGCTGA
- a CDS encoding deoxyhypusine synthase family protein — MSSVRAFMEKHYRHFNAREALWAAQAYEAHIEKGGKMLVSLAGAMSTGELGVILARLIRADMVHAISCTGANLEEDVFNLVGNKTYEIIHDWRALSAGDEQALYERGMNRVTDTCIPEDVVRYIEAELVRQWKHASANGIRRTPAEFLMEALRSGRLDEHFQVDRSESWLLAAMEKGVPVYAPGWEDSTTGNIFAARVINGTLPDHSCVKSGTEQFHHLVEWYMKNNGAAEGTPSVGFFQIGGGIAGDFAICAVPCIIQDLEQEVPFWGYFCQITDAEVSYGGYSGAVPNEKITWGKLEADTPKFLVKSDATIVAPLIFGYLLQD, encoded by the coding sequence ATGAGCAGTGTCCGCGCGTTCATGGAGAAGCACTACCGTCACTTCAACGCCCGCGAGGCGCTCTGGGCCGCCCAGGCCTACGAGGCCCACATCGAGAAGGGCGGCAAGATGCTCGTCTCTCTGGCGGGCGCCATGTCCACCGGTGAGCTGGGCGTGATCCTGGCCCGGCTCATCCGCGCCGACATGGTTCACGCGATCTCCTGCACGGGCGCCAACCTGGAAGAGGACGTCTTCAATCTGGTCGGCAACAAGACCTACGAGATCATCCATGACTGGCGTGCACTCTCGGCGGGGGACGAGCAGGCCCTCTACGAGCGCGGGATGAACCGCGTCACCGACACCTGCATCCCCGAAGACGTGGTGCGCTACATCGAGGCGGAGCTGGTCCGGCAGTGGAAGCACGCTTCCGCCAATGGCATCCGCCGCACGCCGGCCGAGTTCCTGATGGAGGCTCTCAGGAGCGGGCGCCTGGACGAGCACTTCCAGGTGGATCGCTCCGAGTCGTGGCTGCTGGCGGCCATGGAGAAGGGGGTACCTGTCTACGCGCCGGGGTGGGAAGACTCGACGACCGGCAACATCTTCGCGGCCCGCGTGATCAACGGCACCCTGCCGGACCACTCGTGCGTGAAGAGCGGCACCGAGCAGTTCCACCACCTGGTCGAGTGGTACATGAAGAACAACGGCGCCGCCGAGGGCACGCCCTCGGTGGGCTTCTTCCAGATCGGGGGAGGCATCGCCGGTGACTTCGCCATCTGCGCGGTGCCGTGCATCATCCAGGATCTGGAGCAGGAGGTGCCGTTCTGGGGCTACTTCTGTCAGATCACCGACGCCGAGGTGTCGTATGGTGGCTATTCGGGGGCGGTGCCCAACGAGAAGATCACCTGGGGCAAGCTCGAGGCCGATACGCCCAAGTTCCTGGTCAAGTCGGACGCGACCATCGTGGCACCGTTGATTTTCGGGTACCTGTTGCAGGACTGA